A window from Drosophila yakuba strain Tai18E2 chromosome 3L, Prin_Dyak_Tai18E2_2.1, whole genome shotgun sequence encodes these proteins:
- the LOC6534066 gene encoding PAX-interacting protein 1 isoform X2 — translation MENLKISDKLFEDVIYFVLGNLDEEIERFLKSGGAQSKLFLSDQITHMICATNYNEEELSMNLDLYSAIPVTEQWIVHSAKLGRMASTRAFDPSPNQLRLMRGIRVAITNVVAGDRRRLYAMLTYHGAVVTHSFGATNTHLVCGAANGGIYNKALALPKNAIIIVTPDWVTDSLKYKNCMPVETYHPRLLKPIEKQRTQKQQATQQQQIQQQQLQHQQQMQQQQQQQQQQQQQQQQQQQQQQQQQQQQIIQQQATATSALSDILGFGEDSVAAKSIASIKSQLQASAEQIQQQQLPVPAQQQVVFVRPQPQPQQPAQQSPHQLQQGGPQAPTPAPHPQHQQQLIIQQQKIIPANLQQQAQSQQQIKNILQQRQMKTTQQSQQQQQIQMQLMQQEQQSHPQPLPQQLAQPHPQQLPQQLPQQLPQQLPQQLPQQLPQQLSQQHPQQLPQQHQQQQSPRLPTTPTGRQTPRTPSTTPQPVQSPQLHQQIVQQQQVVQQQVGPQQTMVQQQQIVQQQQIVQQQVVQQQQPQQQSVPVSPQIIHQHLMRQQQILNQNQMQLQQIVQSGQALTPQQQQQQRQIQQQLQQVLQQQQQLQMQMQQQQQQQNLQQQQSPRMVQNRSPVMPPSTPSPSLQQQQHHATSNMLPPQSPRQLQSPAPQMTPPPPPSPQNAQQQHLRQQQQQMQQSRQQHMMGSPQQPQPPSMMSPQQQQQMQPFQQPVHQQQRMQLQQQQQLAQQQQQQSPQHISPQSPQISQTPPMQAKLHQHQAVPGQATQPQQSFSQQKPIDPTDPVQVAQVLSRSALSSNQDSLIMRQQQLKQQQQMQQQQQMAPQPQQQQMAQQPQQQQQQPQQQHTPSPRQSPLQQQPTTPTLQQQQPQQNSQQIQQQQQQQQQQQQVLTQQQPQPGQQQQVITQRHVINTSTAQGQQIIQSHMSLALQKQQQMLHVQQQTQQQPQQQQQQQLPQQHQVQQQQTQQVQFTQQQQIALGAGGQVRIIQQTIQRPPTNVQQQQQVPQQQQQQIIGQFPQQQQLQQQPQQQISGVQQPQQQQQQQKTFIISQQHFNQLSVQQQQQILAQNPQSQNVYVVNQTQQQLVQQQQMLQQQQIIPQQQQQQRMQIQQQPQQIVVNQQILSDPQRLQYLQQQQLMQKQQQQQQQQQQQQQQLVGPPQQQILIQQQQAPQQQQILQQKLSNDNQQQQIMQLITQQQLPQRTPPPQQQQQQQLLLQQQQQSPQHHPQMQQQHWSPQSPAGGQMAPSTPGTPTSVGMQSPLPGGPTTPQPQPQQQFVPRGLRPQTSWPGQPQQQQPQPTQQQQQIVLPPPQQQQAQQQQQHIGQQQQLVMQQPQQQKIVVDEKTHAHLMSLDAHKRAEYITKLNQQNKPRVMLRQQVAYQPRPGAPGSIVATRPAGPVPPGHIIVQHQMPPGLTQQQQVLWLQQQQGKRQVVVRAGTPGLSPIQQQPGAGPPQQQQSPQQQPFNPNDPNQQMLMQRQQLRVQQIPIQQQGPQQLGKQTVQLITGPNGQLIEQQTIVQQPQQQSTPGTPTTPGAGGVLPGNANIMTQTLVMTSTTPDGQTQQSPQQMNLKTKTALANMLSNRLGNNGAQTPQQQIIQLPDGQQQQHPQQQQIVQQVVVTGAIQQQQQQLLLQQQQQQQQQQMVVQQQLPPQQHVEPPSAAGALRMMGQQHNASAGVPGPPRTQQELLMLQQQQQQQQQLLQQQQMRRVVTLPQQQQAPQQHLVQQQIVVAPSQSPQQQQMAVGVGVPVQRTPHGYIQTRPGQQPIPMPQFYGHNPNLKLPADLFLVGCTFYIVEYDETDGDELPIWLDTIRQFGGDIERVYCPRVTHVICRTQRHGVVMQALRDAKRCVTAYWLSDICLKRQLMPPWQPLHLPFPSQFGYRKPLERYIITSEGFEGEEAVRLQQMAEECGAIYTSYLSKVNTVVVCKQLDGNKFNAAKEWNIPMVNALWLSDVCIGNLSGLSQYENPKYQQYNLVAPFRIECNLVAHLLTAWKAPINLTQEAHERVKRHLSDPYGNEQKLKRQKMNAFQQEQLPEQIVCLEYPTTTKPPKVIFSQVADAEALKKAVLILGGIVVDSPADATHLVMTRESRTCKLIQACCHVDYVLKSSWIADSAKAGKFVPTDPYRIQHIPVDENLQFNLNTVLCAPTRSTLFAGKYFHVTPDVFPARDEIIRMIESSGGKVEPKRRSGASVAETHMQAPDSYIIVTCPTDMHLCADLTRHGNPKCHIVSTEFVMSSILRQQLEIEPNLIPYLYNNNNVNSCNSNKS, via the exons ATGGAGAACCTCAAGATAAGCGACAAACTGTTCGAGGATGTGATTTACTTTGTGCTGGGAAACCTGGACGAAGAG ATCGAACGTTTTCTTAAGAGCGGTGGCGCCCAATCGAAATTGTTCCTGTCGGACCAAATAACCCACATGATATGCGCCACCAACTACAACGAGGAGGAGCTGTCCATGAACCTGGACCTCTACAGTGCAATTCCCGTGACGGAGCAATGGATCGTGCACAGCGCCAAGCTAGGCCGAATGGCCTCGACACGGGCCTTCGACCCCAGTCCGAATCAGCTGCGACTGATGCGCGGCATTCGGGTGGCCATCACCAATGTGGTGGCAGGGGATCGAAGGCGTCTATACGCCATGCTGACGTACCACGGCGCCGTAGTCACGCACAGCTTTGGGGCCACCAACACGCATCTGGTATGCGGAGCAGCCAACGGTGGCATCTACAACAAGGCGCTGGCCCTGCCCAAGAATGCCATCATTATTGTGACGCCCGACTGGGTGACGGATAGCCTTAAGTACAAAAACTGCATGCCCGTGGAGACGTATCATCCGAGATTGCTGAAGCCCATCGAAAAGCAGCGAACTCAGAAGCAGCAGGccacgcagcagcaacaaattcagcagcagcaattgcagcaccaacaacagatgcaacaacaacaacagcagcagcaacaacaacaacagcagcagcaacaacaacagcagcagcagcaacaacaacagcagcagcagatcaTCCAGCAACAGGCAACTGCTACTTCTGCCCTTTCTGACATCCTTGGCTTTGGCGAGGACAGCGTGGCTGCCAAGAGCATCGCTAGCATTAAGTCCCAGCTGCAGGCTTCAGCCGAACAaatccagcagcaacagttgcccGTGCCCGCCCAGCAGCAGGTGGTCTTTGTGCGCCCACAACCTCAGCCCCAACAGCCAGCACAACAATCCCCACACCAGTTACAGCAAGGTGGTCCTCAGGCACCTACTCCTGCACCCCACCcgcagcatcaacaacaattaataattcagCAGCAGAAGATTATCCCCGCCAACCTGCAGCAGCAAGCACAGAGCCAGCAGCAGATCAAAAATATACTACAGCAGaggcaaatgaaaacaacGCAGCAGtctcagcagcaacagcaaattcaaatgcaactaatgcagcaggagcaacagtCGCATCCTCAGCCACTTCCACAGCAGCTGGCGCAACCACATCCTCAACAACTCCCACAGCAACTGCCCCAGCAACTCCCCCAGCAGCTTCCGCAGCAACTCCCCCAGCAACTTCCACAGCAACTTTCCCAacaacatccacaacaacttcctcagcaacatcaacaacagcagtCGCCCAGACTGCCAACGACACCAACAGGGCGGCAGACACCACGAACACCATCTACAACGCCGCAGCCCGTGCAATCCCCTCAGCTCCATCAGCAGATAGTTCAACAGCAACAGGTGGTGCAACAACAAGTGGGCCCGCAGCAAACAATGgtacaacagcagcaaatagttcagcaacagcaaataGTGCAGCAGCAAGTTgttcagcaacagcagccacaacaacaatctGTGCCAGTTTCGCCGCAAATAATACACCAACATCTAATGCGGCAGCAGCAAATTTTGAACCAGaatcaaatgcaattgcaGCAAATTGTTCAAAGCGGACAAGCACTGacgccacagcagcagcagcagcagagacAAATTCAGCAACAGCTACAGCAAGtattgcagcagcagcaacagctacaaatgcaaatgcagcagcaacaacagcagcagaatctacagcaacaacagtcgCCACGGATGGTGCAAAACCGTTCTCCGGTAATGCCACCAAGTACTCCATCTCCATcgttgcagcaacaacagcaccaTGCAACTAGCAACATGTTGCCGCCACAATCGCCTCGCCAACTGCAATCACCGGCTCCACAGATGACACCGCCACCTCCGCCCTCGCCGCAAAACgcccagcaacaacatttgcgccagcagcaacagcaaatgcAACAGAGCCGACAGCAGCACATGATGGGCTCACCACAACAACCCCAACCCCCATCTATGATgtcgccgcagcagcagcaacaaatgcagcCCTTTCAACAGCCCGTTCATCAACAGCAGCGCATgcaattgcagcagcaacaacaattggcccagcagcagcaacaacagagtCCTCAGCATATTTCTCCGCAATCGCCCCAGATTTCTCAAACTCCACCCATGCAGGCAAAGCTGCATCAGCATCAGGCTGTTCCGGGACAAGCCACTCAGCCGCAGCAATCGTTCTCCCAGCAGAAGCCTATCGACCCAACGGACCCCGTTCAGGTGGCTCAAGTACTCAGTCGATCAGCATTGAGCAGCAATCAGGACTCGTTGATAATGAGGCAGCAACAAttaaagcagcaacagcagatgcaacagcaacaacaaatggcacCGCAaccccaacagcagcaaatggcacagcaaccgcaacagcagcagcagcaaccacaacagcagcacacCCCGTCTCCACGACAATCTCCACTACAACAGCAACCTACTACCCCTAccttgcaacagcagcaaccgcaACAAAATTCTCAA CAaatacagcagcaacaacaacagcagcagcaacaacagcaggtcctgacacaacaacaaccgcagcctggacaacagcaacaagtcATCACTCAGCGCCATGTTATAAACACATCCACGGCTCAAGGTCAACAAATCATTCAAAGCCATATGTCTTTGGCCttgcagaagcagcagcaaatgttgcacgttcaacaacaaacacaacagcagccgcagcagcaacaacagcaacagcttcCACAGCAGCACCAAGTTCAACAACAGCAAACGCAACAAGTTCAATTtacacaacagcagcaaattgCGCTTGGAGCTGGTGGCCAAGTGCGAATCATTCAACAAACCATACAACGACCACCAACCAATgttcagcaacagcaacaggttccacaacaacagcagcagcagattaTTGGTCAATTTcctcagcaacagcagctgcaacaacaaccgcAGCAG CAAATTTCTGGAGTtcagcagccacaacagcagcagcagcagcaaaagacCTTTATAATAAGTCAGCAGCATTTTAATCAGCTTAGCgtacaacagcaacagcaaattCTGGCGCAAAATCCGCAAAGCCAAAACGTATACGTGGTCAATCAGACGCAACAGCAACTtgtgcagcaacaacaaatgttgcagcagcagcagattataccacagcagcagcaacaacagaggATGCAAatccagcagcagccgcagcagatTGTTGTAAACCAACAAATACTTAGTGATCCGCAGCGCTTGCAGTAcctacaacaacagcagttgatgcaaaaacagcaacagcagcagcaacaacaacaacagcagcagcaacagttaGTGGGGCCACCACAACAGCAAATCCTTatacaacagcagcaggcaccccaacaacaacagataCTGCAACAAAAACTGTCCAACGacaatcagcagcaacaaataatGCAGCTTATCACGCAGCAACAACTGCCTCAACGCACGCCGcctccgcagcagcagcagcaacaacagctgttgcttcagcaacaacagcaatccCCACAACATCATccgcaaatgcagcagcagcattggTCACCGCAAAGTCCTGCCGGCGGTCAAATGGCTCCCAGCACTCCTGGCACACCCACTAGTGTTGGGATGCAATCCCCCTTGCCCGGTGGACCGACAACGCCGCAGCCGCAACCTCAGCAGCAATTTGTTCCGCGTGGATTGCGGCCGCAAACTTCTTGGCCCGGCCAAcctcaacagcaacaacctCAACCCactcagcaacagcaacagatcGTGCTGCCGCCaccccaacaacaacaagcgcagcagcagcaacagcataTTGGTCAGCAACAACAGTTGGTAATGCAGCAGCcccagcaacaaaaaatagtgGTGGACGAAAAGACGCACGCACACCTCATGTCATTGGATGCCCACAAAAGAGCAGAATATATCACTAAGTTGAATCAGCAGAACAAACCTCGAGTAATGCTTCGCCAGCAGGTTGCCTACCAGCCACGACCTGGAGCACCGGGCAGCATTGTTGCGACGCGACCGGCAGGCCCGGTACCGCCTGGGCACATTATTGTCCAACACCAAATGCCACCCGGACTgacacaacagcaacaagtgctgtggctgcagcagcagcagggaaAACGACAGGTCGTTGTACGCGCCGGAACTCCTGGCTTGAGTCCGATTCAACAACAGCCAGGAGCGGGGCcaccacaacagcaacagtcgCCTCAACAGCAGCCCTTCAACCCTAATGATCCCAACCAGCAAATGCTGATGCAGCGCCAACAACTGCGAGTCCAGCAGATTCCCATTCAGCAGCAGGGACCTCAGCAGTTGGGCAAGCAAACAGTGCAGCTAATCACCGGACCCAATGGACAGCTGATTGAACAACAGACCATCGTCcaacagccgcagcagcagtccACTCCTGGCACACCTACCActccaggagcaggaggtgtTCTTCCCGGAAATGCCAATATCATGACGCAAACTTTGGTCATGACTTCAACAA CTCCCGATGGACAGACGCAACAATCGCCGCAGCAAATGAACCTCAAGACAAAGACAGCCCTGGCCAACATGTTAAGCAATCGCTTAGGAAACAATGGAGCTCAAACACCGCAACAGCAAATAATTCAACTACCCGATggtcagcaacaacagcatccccagcaacagcaaattGTGCAGCAGGTGGTGGTGACCGGAGccattcagcagcagcaacaacaattactgctacaacaacagcagcagcagcaacaacagcaaatggTTGTCCAACAGCAACTCCCACCGCAGCAACACGTCGAGCCACCGTCGGCAGCTGGGGCTCTAAGAATGATGGGCCAACAGCATAACGCATCAGCCGGAGTTCCTGGACCACCGCGAACTCAGCAGGAGTTGCTaatgctgcagcagcagcaacagcagcaacaacaactgctgcaacagcagcaaatgcGCAGAGTTGTTACCCTAccgcaacaacagcaggcaCCGCAGCAGCATCTAGTCCAACAGCAGATCGTAGTCGCTCCGTCACAGTccccccagcagcagcagatggcTGTGGGAGTGGGTGTGCCGGTGCAGCGAACACCTCACGGCTACATTCAAACTCGTCCTGGACAGCAACCTATCCCGATGCCGCAGTTCTATGGCCACAATCCAAACCTTAAGTTGCCAGCCGATCTCTTTCTGGTGGGCTGCACGTTCTACATTGTGGAATACGATGAAACAGACGGTGATGAACTGCCCATTTGGTTAGATACGATTAGACAGTTTGGCGGTGATATCGAACGCGTTTACTGCCCCCGGGTAACCCATGTTATTTGTCGCACTCAGCGTCATGGCGTCGTGATGCAGGCGTTGCGGGATGCTAAGCGCTGCGTCACTGCCTACTGGCTGAGTGATATTTGCCTAAAGCGACAACTGATGCCTCCGTGGCAGCCGCTTCACTTGCCGTTCCCCAGCCAGTTTGGCTATCGCAAGCCGCTAGAACGCTACATCATAACCTCGGAAGGATTCGAGGGCGAGGAGGCAGTGAGACTACAGCAGATGGCAGAGGAGTGCGGTGCCATCTACACCTCCTATCTGTCCAAGGTGAACACGGTGGTGGTGTGCAAGCAGCTCGACGGCAACAAGTTTAATGCCGCCAAGGAGTGGAACATACCGATGGTTAATGCACTTTGGTTAAGCGACGTCTGCATCGGTAACCTCAGTGGTCTCTCTCAGTATGAGAATCCTAAGTACCAGCAGTACAATCTGGTAGCTCCCTTCCGCATCGAATGCAACCTGGTGGCGCATCTGCTAA CTGCTTGGAAGGCGCCCATCAATCTAACTCAGGAGGCACACGAACGGGTCAAGCGACATTTATCCGATCCCTATGGCAACGAGCAAAAACTGAAGCGACAGAAGATGAACGCAttccagcaggagcagctgccagAGCAAATTGTCTGCCTAGAATATCCAACAACTACCAAACCACCAAAGGTCATTTTTTCGCAGGTCGCAGATGCCGAGGCTCTTAAAAAAGCTGTGTT aaTCTTGGGTGGAATTGTAGTGGACTCCCCTGCAGATGCCACTCACCTGGTGATGACACGCGAGAGTCGTACCTGCAAGCTAATCCAGGCGTGTTGCCACGTCGATTATGTGCTGAAGTCGAGCTGGATTGCTGATAGTGCCAAAGCTGGTAAATTTGTGCCTACAGATCCATATCGCATTCAGCACATACCGGTGGACGAGAACCTGCAGTTCAATCTGAATACTGTGCTGTGCGCGCCCACGCGTTCAACGTTGTTTGCTGGAAAATACTTCCATGTGACGCCGGACGTGTTCCCAGCTCGCGACGAAATTATACGAATGATTGAATCGTCTGGGGGTAAAGTGGAGCCCAAGCGGAGAAGCGGTGCATCGGTGGCGGAAACACACATGCAAGCGCCCGACTCTTATATCATAGTAACCTGTCCCACGGACATGCATCTCTGCGCGGATCTCACGCGGCACGGGAATCCCAAGTGTCATATCGTTTCCACGGAGTTCGTCATGAGCTCGATACTCAGGCAGCAGCTGGAGATTGAGCCCAATCTGATACCCTACTTgtataacaacaacaatgtcaATAGCTGCAATAGTAATAAGTCCTAG